The Sporosarcina sp. Marseille-Q4943 genome includes the window TTACGGACAAAGACAGCCATATTTCCGAGGCGAAGCTCATAATACACCTCATCCTCGCCTGTGACAGCAACAGGCTGATCCGCCTGCAACTCGCCAATCCGAGTCAACGCCTTCCCCTTCATATATATCGGCTGACGTTCTTCCAATGTCAGCACCCGCTCAAATTCCTTCTTCATAACAAACCGATCCGTGTCTTGCGCAAACACTCTTCCTTCTGACTTAATCAAAAACCATATCGCACCAACACTTATGATTAATACAATCAAGCCCACTACGACAGGCATTTTGCTAGAAATCTTCCTCATACCTTTACCTCCACTGTCAATCAAGCAACGTACAGACGGAGATTTTCAGAAAAAGTTTCAAAGTTTTTTTAGAAAGATTTATGAACTCCAAAGGAAAAAAGCTACAAAGCGGAAATGACCGTTATCTCTTTTGATTGAACTAAAGCGGAATTGGAAAGAATGAGGTGAAAAGCTGAGGAGATGATTCTCTTGATAAGTAGATATTATGAAGACAAAAAAGTGTTTTGTTTTATCTGTCGCAAAATCACCTTTTTCACTTACAGAGATTCACATCATAATAGTGGAGTCGAAAGCCATTGTAGCGAATGCATAGAAGTGTGGTTTGAATGGCAGAACAGGGCAGTTGAACGGGAGTTGAAAAAGTGGATTGACTATAATCGAACCAAATTTTCTGTAGAGAGATTTATTAGTTTGGAAGAGTGATGCCTACCCGAGTGTTATGTAATGGCATTAACACTTAGTTTCCAAGTCACGAAATGACCATATGATTCGGGAAATGAACGATTCGTGGGAATCGATGTACATTTCTAGATAGGCTAACGAATGGCAAAAAATGACCGCCTAATGCTGTAACATTATGGCGGTCTATAATAGCATGTTCCTACAAGGGGATCAGTTCGGGTATGAAAATAATTTATCCATTATTAGCCAACACTCAAGATGGATTTTTTTATGTTCACGATAAACGAGCATCCAGTATCTTGGTTAACTTCTCTTTACGCTCCTCCGACGTAACAATACAGCCGACTTCAAAAAACCTCGTCGAAATCTTTAATTCATACCCACTATTCACTTCAGGGGAATACCCGTAAAAGCGGTGGTTCGTATCAATTTGTTCGAACTGATACGATTGAATCCTTTTCCAAGGTACAAATCGCCCTCCGCACAACACCCCGTCTTCCACAATCGCAAACAGATTCCAAGATTGATTAAAATTAATGAGAGCAACGAGAGGGATGATTAAGTAAGGAGTTTGAATAGTACTGTCTTGCAATTTAAATACAGCTAAGAGAAGTAAACCGAGAAGGGTAACACCCATCACAAAAAAACCGGATTTTTGTTCGGAGATGACAGGCAAATTGACTGCTTTTTGCGGCTGTCTTCGGATCGCTTTCAAGTCTTCCTCCGTGATGGGGAAAACAGCAGGTCTTTTCAGTTTAATGATTAACCGAATGAACCGGAAACAGAGATAGCCTAGTAGTAACAAAAATAAAATATTCGTTAATATTTTCATCTTAGATTTCTCCTAGTCACATTCAAAGCATTATCATAAGATAAATGATCTAGCTTATTTATAAACTTGACGACCCGAATGTCTTCCCTGAGTTCAAGCAAATGGATTCCTGTATC containing:
- a CDS encoding DUF5673 domain-containing protein — protein: MKILTNILFLLLLGYLCFRFIRLIIKLKRPAVFPITEEDLKAIRRQPQKAVNLPVISEQKSGFFVMGVTLLGLLLLAVFKLQDSTIQTPYLIIPLVALINFNQSWNLFAIVEDGVLCGGRFVPWKRIQSYQFEQIDTNHRFYGYSPEVNSGYELKISTRFFEVGCIVTSEERKEKLTKILDARLS